The following is a genomic window from Bacillus sp. V2I10.
TGTCGGGTTCGGGCATAAGAGTTGCCCGTCTTTCGCTGTTTGCGATCGATTCACCCCGCGTGCATGAAATCACACTTCATTGGGTCCCCCGCTCCATTCAGGATTAAGCGATTTGCATTTCATGAGAGTAATATTACTCCTGTGTATGCTGGTTGTAAAGAACGTAAAAAGTTTGAAAAATCGCAAAAAATATGTAAATATCCTCAAATAAATTCAAAAATCAGAGTAAATAGGACTCACACTAACTAATTCATCATTTTACTGCTGAATACGTATGTATTATAAATTAATCTCTCTAAATATACATAGAATTTCAAATTATAAAGTTTATGTAAACACAGTTTTATTTTCATTTTCTTATTTTGCAAGAAAGAGAGAGATTGCGAGATAAAGAGAGAGAATATGGAAAAAACAAGAATTTTGGAGAAAAACAAGCTAAATCCCTCTCTTTACAAGCTTAGATTTCCAAGTATATGATAGGAACAATTTTATTCCTAAATCGCAGAATCCTATTTTGGAGCGGGGAAACCAATCAGCAGCATAGCTTTTGCTGCATGGGGGAAGCCAAGTAATATCTGGCAGGGCGACTCTAACCGTCCTAATCCGTCAGCTAACCCCGTATGCGTTGTTGGAGAGAGGAAGGTGCGATCATTATAGAGTTTGCTGATAAGACAGCAGCCCTATGATACTAGCGATACTAAACTTCGATTTCTAAAACAAATGTATTTAGTTTCATAAAAAAAATCGAGGTGATCTTATGTTAGCAGCGATTGAACTTTTAGAAGAAATCCATAGAGAAATAGCAGAAACACATGTAGAATTACTGCACTTGCAATTTGTAGATCTTGAAGGGAATTTAAAACATGTCACGATAACAATTGATCAATTAGAAGATGCAGTTGATGCCTGCTCTAACCGCCTGCCATCCGTAAAAACCAGTGGACAATTACGCGGAATATCCATTTCTAATTTTATCCCTTTTTCTTTTGCTTTTAAATGTACTTTGTTAACTGAACTGGAGATAATATCGGATAAATCAAGCCATTCAAAATGTAAATCCAGCTTACCCTCTTCCATTTTTGCTAATTCAAATAAATCATTTATCAGTGATGTTAAACGAGTGGCTTCATCACTAATAATTTCTAAATAAAGCTGTTTTTCTTTCTCATCGTTATATAAACCTTTATTTATAACTTGTGCGTATCCCTTTATATAAGAGATTGGATTGGTGTTCGCAGCTCATGTGAGATATTCGCAAAAAATTCTCTTCTGTTTGTACGATACTCTTCTAACTCATTCCCAAGTTCTGTAATGGCTTTAGCAAGTGAACCAATTTCATCTTGAGAAGAATGAATAAGTTTAGTCGTTAACTTTCCTTTTGCTATTTCTCGCGTAGCAAGCTCCATTTGTAAAAGAGGAGCTGATAATTTACGCGATAGAAAAAATATAAAACCTACTGCTATTAGCAGTG
Proteins encoded in this region:
- a CDS encoding histidine kinase dimerization/phospho-acceptor domain-containing protein, giving the protein MSYIKGYAQVINKGLYNDEKEKQLYLEIISDEATRLTSLINDLFELAKMEEGKLDLHFEWLDLSDIISSSVNKVHLKAKEKGIKLEMDIPRNCPLVFTDGRRLEQASTASSN